A window of Pseudomonas mucidolens contains these coding sequences:
- a CDS encoding GMC family oxidoreductase: MHDYVVIGGGSAGCALTGRLIEAGASVLLIEAGPRDTHPLIHIPAGFTRLLSSPLLSRHQTEPQTAMDGRQRILPQGRVLGGGSSVNALIYIRGQHEDYDDWASAGCEGWSYREVLPYFKRAEDNERFDNGYHATGGPLGVSDLKQVCELSRGFVRAAQQAGIPFTPDFNGERQNGVGFNQITARNNRRCSAAVAYLRVAQKSDRLTVVTDATVQRILIEGDQAVGVEYLHNGQRVQARGSKEVILSAGAIQSPKLLMLSGIGRAEELQRHGIPLLHELPGVGQNLQDHAEVGTIAYCHGKYGYYGQDNAFNTVKNGLQYLLFGSGPVSSNVTEACAFVNTDHAQERPNAQMHFVPIVFFDLDQDTIKKPGATINTCVLRPMSRGEIRLSDNKADTPPRIDPRYFAHPEDRRVAIKGLNLSREILAQPAMRAYTGEEVFPGLSVRSDEALLSYINQRAKTVYHPVGTCKMGDDEMAVVDPQLRVRGVRNLRVVDASIMPNLISGNTNAPSIMIGEKAADMILGRAALPASATLYERGISPCPSAVKPESSYT; encoded by the coding sequence ATGCACGATTACGTTGTCATTGGAGGCGGCTCGGCGGGCTGCGCGTTGACCGGTCGCCTGATCGAGGCCGGCGCCTCGGTTCTGCTGATTGAGGCGGGGCCTCGCGATACGCATCCGCTGATTCACATCCCCGCCGGCTTTACCCGGCTGTTGTCCAGCCCGCTTTTGTCGCGTCACCAGACCGAACCGCAAACGGCGATGGACGGACGCCAGCGTATTCTTCCCCAGGGTCGGGTGCTGGGCGGTGGCAGTTCGGTGAATGCGCTAATCTACATCCGCGGCCAGCACGAGGATTACGACGACTGGGCCAGCGCAGGCTGCGAGGGCTGGTCGTACCGTGAGGTGCTCCCGTACTTCAAGCGTGCCGAAGACAATGAGCGCTTCGACAATGGCTATCACGCGACCGGCGGTCCGCTGGGGGTCTCTGATCTCAAGCAGGTGTGTGAATTGTCCCGCGGGTTTGTGCGTGCTGCGCAACAGGCCGGCATTCCGTTCACTCCGGATTTCAATGGCGAACGCCAGAACGGCGTCGGCTTCAACCAGATCACCGCGCGCAACAACCGCCGCTGCAGCGCTGCCGTGGCGTATCTGCGCGTGGCGCAAAAAAGCGATCGCCTGACGGTCGTGACTGACGCGACGGTGCAACGAATCCTGATCGAGGGTGATCAGGCCGTGGGGGTCGAGTACCTCCATAACGGCCAGCGAGTGCAGGCTCGCGGCAGCAAAGAAGTGATCCTCAGCGCCGGCGCCATTCAGTCACCCAAGCTGTTGATGCTGTCCGGTATCGGTCGCGCCGAAGAACTTCAACGCCATGGCATTCCGTTGCTGCACGAGTTGCCCGGTGTCGGTCAGAACCTGCAAGACCATGCCGAAGTGGGCACGATTGCCTACTGCCACGGCAAGTACGGTTACTACGGCCAGGACAACGCTTTCAACACCGTGAAAAACGGCTTGCAGTATTTGCTGTTCGGCAGCGGCCCGGTCAGCTCGAACGTCACTGAGGCCTGCGCCTTCGTCAACACCGACCATGCGCAGGAACGCCCCAACGCCCAGATGCATTTCGTGCCCATCGTGTTCTTCGACCTCGATCAAGACACCATCAAGAAACCCGGCGCGACCATCAACACCTGCGTACTGCGCCCCATGAGTCGCGGCGAAATCCGCCTGAGCGACAACAAGGCAGACACGCCGCCGCGCATTGACCCGCGTTACTTCGCTCACCCGGAAGACCGCCGTGTGGCGATCAAGGGCTTGAACCTGTCGCGGGAAATTCTCGCGCAACCGGCCATGCGCGCGTACACCGGCGAAGAGGTTTTCCCGGGGCTGAGCGTGCGCAGCGATGAAGCCTTGTTGAGCTACATCAACCAGCGCGCCAAGACTGTTTACCACCCGGTCGGCACCTGCAAGATGGGTGACGACGAAATGGCCGTGGTCGACCCGCAACTGCGCGTTCGCGGCGTACGCAATCTGCGGGTGGTCGATGCTTCGATCATGCCCAACCTGATCTCCGGCAATACCAACGCCCCGTCCATCATGATCGGCGAGAAAGCCGCGGACATGATCCTCGGACGCGCCGCCTTGCCCGCGTCTGCAACCCTTTATGAAAGAGGAATATCCCCATGCCCATCAGCGGTAAAACCCGAGTCGTCGTACACCTGA